A stretch of Peptococcaceae bacterium 1198_IL3148 DNA encodes these proteins:
- a CDS encoding MBL fold metallo-hydrolase, with protein MEELKITTLSEDASHRCGLLAEHGLSLFIEYKGFKVLFDTGQGASVIANSRAINVDLREVNAIVLSHGHYDHTGGLYSVLRKIGSKEIFAHPDALKTKYKLMPKEGFRNSGAPASAQELTNIGARYKLSSKPTELVPGLIVTGEIPRVTDFETNNPLFYTEKNNDYLPDSMLDDQALVISTGKGTVVITGCAHAGLINTLQYATELTNSNHIYAVIGGTHLFEADNEKLDKTIKAMQTFNIQKIAANHCTGFKAQMAFYQAFGDKFVLNSTGDIIVI; from the coding sequence ATGGAGGAATTAAAGATTACCACTTTAAGTGAAGATGCTTCACACCGTTGTGGATTATTAGCTGAACACGGACTTTCGCTGTTTATTGAATATAAGGGTTTCAAAGTTCTCTTTGATACCGGACAGGGGGCATCGGTTATTGCCAATTCCCGGGCAATAAACGTCGATTTGCGGGAAGTTAATGCCATTGTCCTAAGCCACGGCCACTATGATCATACCGGGGGACTCTACAGTGTGCTACGGAAAATCGGCTCCAAGGAGATTTTTGCCCATCCTGATGCTTTAAAAACCAAATACAAACTGATGCCCAAGGAAGGTTTTCGCAATAGTGGGGCTCCGGCCTCAGCTCAGGAATTAACCAATATTGGTGCAAGATATAAGTTGTCCAGTAAGCCTACAGAATTAGTACCCGGTTTAATTGTTACTGGTGAGATTCCTAGGGTGACGGATTTTGAAACCAATAACCCTTTGTTCTATACCGAAAAAAACAATGATTATTTACCGGATTCAATGTTAGATGATCAAGCCTTAGTGATTTCCACCGGCAAAGGTACGGTGGTGATTACCGGATGTGCCCATGCCGGATTAATCAATACCTTGCAATACGCCACAGAATTAACCAACAGCAATCACATTTACGCCGTCATTGGCGGTACCCATTTGTTTGAGGCAGACAATGAAAAACTGGACAAAACCATTAAAGCAATGCAAACATTCAATATCCAAAAAATCGCTGCCAACCACTGTACCGGTTTTAAAGCCCAAATGGCTTTTTATCAGGCCTTTGGAGATAAGTTTGTCCTTAACTCCACCGGAGACATAATTGTAATATAA
- a CDS encoding VUT family protein, which translates to MGYIYVLLYLAAIVTANILSAKFAPVAIGPFLISLGTFTIAATFVLRDLVQNRFGRTKVYIAIAVALGLSMLSSHLLGDTYAIVIASGASFLVSESTDTEIYTRLKASLAKRVFWSGLAGGILDSSVFVILGLSPLGAGFIPWAAVPMAVIGQIIFKTILQGIGAAVIGYSHKKRDVCVGV; encoded by the coding sequence TTGGGTTACATTTATGTTCTTTTATATTTAGCAGCAATAGTAACCGCAAACATTCTAAGTGCTAAGTTTGCACCGGTAGCCATTGGGCCATTTTTAATTAGTTTGGGTACCTTTACCATTGCTGCCACTTTTGTATTGCGGGATTTGGTACAGAACCGTTTTGGTAGAACCAAGGTTTACATAGCGATAGCGGTGGCTCTGGGGTTATCTATGCTTAGTTCTCATCTATTAGGCGATACCTATGCCATAGTTATTGCCTCTGGGGCATCCTTTTTAGTTAGTGAAAGCACCGATACCGAAATTTATACCCGACTTAAAGCGTCTTTGGCCAAACGGGTTTTTTGGAGTGGTTTGGCCGGAGGCATTTTGGACAGCTCGGTTTTTGTAATTTTAGGCTTATCTCCGCTGGGAGCGGGCTTTATTCCTTGGGCTGCTGTTCCCATGGCCGTAATAGGGCAGATTATCTTTAAAACAATACTGCAGGGCATTGGGGCAGCGGTGATTGGTTACAGCCACAAAAAGAGGGATGTTTGCGTCGGCGTATAA
- a CDS encoding iron-sulfur cluster assembly scaffold protein, with protein sequence MPDDNSSILIYNQKTMEHFANPKNVGVVEKFNGRGKIGDPGCGDICEITTLIEDNIVKDIKFRVQGCAGAIATTSVVTVLAKGKHCDQALQLTDDDVVEYLGGLPEQKQHCSLLGIRALRQAIYDYWLYKSLLESGQITTREEHEEIRAELFQQFAAEF encoded by the coding sequence ATGCCCGACGATAACAGTTCAATATTAATTTATAATCAAAAAACAATGGAGCACTTTGCCAATCCTAAAAACGTGGGAGTGGTTGAAAAATTTAATGGCCGTGGTAAAATCGGCGATCCCGGTTGTGGTGATATATGTGAAATTACCACTTTAATTGAAGACAACATTGTCAAAGACATTAAATTTCGAGTGCAAGGTTGTGCTGGAGCCATTGCAACAACCAGTGTGGTTACTGTGTTGGCTAAAGGCAAACACTGTGACCAAGCATTGCAATTAACAGATGACGATGTTGTAGAATACCTAGGGGGATTGCCAGAACAAAAACAGCATTGCTCGCTTTTAGGCATTAGAGCACTGCGGCAAGCAATTTATGATTATTGGTTATATAAAAGTTTATTAGAAAGTGGACAAATAACGACCAGAGAGGAGCACGAAGAAATAAGGGCAGAATTGTTTCAGCAATTCGCAGCGGAATTTTAA
- a CDS encoding helix-turn-helix domain-containing protein: MARYSAEFKYSIIQRMMPSNNESVSAISKETGLSVATLHDWKKKARANGIAVPGGEIETEKWSTQDKFLIVVETASLSEIEMAECCRSKGLFVEQVEAWRDGLYAS, encoded by the coding sequence ATGGCAAGGTACAGTGCTGAATTCAAATATTCAATTATACAAAGAATGATGCCATCCAATAATGAGTCTGTAAGTGCAATCTCAAAAGAAACAGGACTTTCAGTGGCCACTTTACATGACTGGAAAAAGAAAGCCAGAGCTAATGGCATAGCTGTTCCTGGTGGTGAGATTGAAACAGAAAAATGGAGCACACAAGACAAGTTTTTGATTGTTGTTGAAACAGCTTCTCTAAGTGAAATAGAGATGGCTGAATGCTGCCGTTCTAAAGGACTCTTTGTTGAACAAGTAGAAGCCTGGCGTGATGGCTTGTATGCAAGCTAA
- a CDS encoding DUF5316 domain-containing protein, with protein MIKPFRIGVLVLSFVALIAFVTQDLSILVKYAGIVGLVCMGWAAILSGVLLRGGEIRANYATESNEDREKRFRWANNFFIIGLPNIIAAVVVYILVLARLAEIAAY; from the coding sequence TTGATAAAACCTTTTCGGATAGGAGTTTTAGTGCTAAGCTTTGTTGCGTTAATAGCATTTGTTACACAAGACTTAAGCATATTGGTGAAATATGCAGGCATAGTCGGACTTGTTTGCATGGGCTGGGCAGCAATACTTTCAGGTGTTTTATTGCGTGGGGGTGAAATTAGAGCAAATTATGCAACCGAATCAAATGAAGATAGAGAAAAACGGTTTAGATGGGCTAACAACTTCTTTATCATTGGTTTACCCAATATAATTGCAGCGGTAGTAGTTTATATCTTAGTTTTAGCTAGACTGGCAGAGATTGCTGCTTATTAG
- the sepF gene encoding cell division protein SepF has translation MAKLADKFLGMLGFELVEEDEPQEIMPAMKKEEKVETKNSWFSSKTQEREEERRPKLTSVPTNTYNTKMVILKPTSYDQVQNAANHLGDNHSVVVDLTEMSIEQAQRVLDYLSGVVFAINGKASRVGTGIFLFVPANVSIEGALDDFMFTQNKEVTKETVEDEGFTSLLKAVNN, from the coding sequence TTGGCAAAGCTAGCGGATAAGTTTTTAGGCATGCTGGGATTTGAATTGGTGGAAGAAGACGAGCCTCAAGAGATAATGCCTGCAATGAAAAAAGAAGAAAAGGTAGAAACAAAAAATAGTTGGTTTTCTTCTAAAACGCAGGAGCGAGAAGAGGAACGTCGCCCCAAATTGACCAGTGTACCCACTAATACATATAACACCAAAATGGTAATTTTAAAACCGACTTCCTATGATCAGGTACAGAATGCTGCCAATCATTTGGGGGACAACCATTCGGTGGTGGTAGATTTAACCGAAATGAGTATTGAGCAAGCCCAGAGAGTATTGGATTATTTAAGCGGTGTGGTTTTTGCTATCAATGGCAAAGCCAGCCGGGTGGGAACGGGTATTTTCTTATTTGTGCCTGCCAATGTTTCCATTGAAGGGGCATTGGACGATTTTATGTTTACCCAAAATAAAGAAGTAACCAAAGAGACTGTAGAGGATGAAGGCTTTACTTCCCTTTTAAAAGCAGTAAATAATTAA
- a CDS encoding IS110 family transposase — protein MNYKQKQRIEQLTEATLIIGADIAKAKHVARAQDFRGIELGKRLVFDNTRAGLTKLMHWVRTLMLEHSKEDAIVGIEPTGHYWLPMAEFLRREGIAVVVVNPLHVKKSKELDDNSPTKNDIKDARVIAQLVKDGRYSEPNLPTGIYAELRVGMVQRDRLNQDLNRVKGRIHNWLDRYFPEYTGVFKDWEGKASLMILSACPLPQDIVKTTVEGIVRLWRTEIKRAVGIKRANKLMLAAKDSIGLSTGIEFARHEIKMLLEQYDTLCKQMETLMKAVQELIKQIPGAKEMMTIPGVGLVTVAGFLAEVGDLNRYNHGQQIIKLSGLNLKENSSGKHKGQSRISKRGRPRLRALLFKTVLVMVAKNQEFKAIHKYLTTRAENPLKKKQSIVALCGKLIRILYTLGKNQVAYNAEQVLGVVRQSQLQEAA, from the coding sequence ATGAATTATAAACAAAAACAACGAATTGAGCAACTCACAGAAGCAACTTTAATTATCGGTGCTGATATTGCTAAAGCAAAACACGTAGCACGTGCTCAGGATTTTAGAGGAATTGAGTTGGGAAAGCGGCTGGTGTTTGATAATACAAGAGCAGGCTTAACCAAACTGATGCATTGGGTTAGAACCCTAATGCTTGAGCACAGCAAAGAAGATGCTATTGTAGGCATCGAACCTACGGGTCACTACTGGTTGCCAATGGCTGAGTTTTTACGCAGAGAAGGCATAGCGGTTGTAGTGGTAAATCCCCTGCATGTTAAGAAAAGTAAAGAATTGGACGACAATTCACCAACCAAAAACGATATTAAAGATGCAAGAGTAATTGCTCAATTAGTAAAAGACGGGCGATATTCAGAACCTAACTTACCCACCGGTATATATGCAGAACTGAGGGTAGGAATGGTTCAAAGAGATCGCTTGAATCAAGATCTTAATAGGGTAAAAGGTAGAATACACAATTGGTTAGATAGGTATTTTCCAGAGTATACAGGAGTTTTTAAAGATTGGGAAGGCAAAGCATCTTTAATGATATTAAGTGCTTGCCCACTGCCCCAAGACATTGTTAAAACAACTGTAGAAGGTATTGTGAGGCTGTGGCGAACCGAAATTAAACGAGCAGTTGGTATCAAAAGAGCCAACAAACTAATGCTGGCTGCCAAGGACTCTATCGGGTTATCCACAGGGATAGAGTTTGCTCGTCATGAAATAAAGATGCTACTTGAACAATATGATACTCTGTGCAAACAAATGGAAACACTGATGAAAGCAGTGCAAGAGTTAATCAAACAAATACCAGGAGCCAAAGAAATGATGACTATTCCTGGAGTTGGCTTGGTTACGGTTGCTGGTTTTTTGGCAGAAGTAGGGGACCTAAATCGATATAATCATGGGCAACAAATAATCAAACTGTCCGGTCTAAATTTAAAAGAGAACAGTTCTGGCAAGCACAAAGGGCAATCACGCATAAGCAAACGGGGGCGCCCTCGCCTAAGAGCCCTTTTGTTTAAAACAGTGTTAGTCATGGTTGCCAAAAACCAAGAGTTTAAGGCTATCCACAAATACCTAACCACGAGGGCAGAAAATCCTTTGAAGAAAAAACAATCTATAGTTGCCCTCTGTGGAAAACTTATACGTATTTTATACACCTTAGGTAAAAATCAAGTCGCATATAATGCAGAACAAGTATTAGGTGTTGTTCGTCAATCACAATTACAGGAAGCTGCTTAA
- a CDS encoding tyrosine-type recombinase/integrase, with the protein MKEDIKIDVFTNYQIKQMLNYYKRVKNREKSFFAYRDYTMIIVFLGTGMRLGEVVNLRWKDINWENNTITVFGKKRIQSSLPITDKLKNELAEYKIFVQQVFKKPCEYVFALKDNKQMTSGAVKCVFKRLKDKMNFNDVRLSPHTFRHTENVKSFV; encoded by the coding sequence ATCAAAGAGGATATAAAGATTGATGTATTTACTAATTATCAAATTAAGCAAATGCTAAACTACTATAAGCGAGTTAAAAATCGTGAAAAAAGTTTCTTTGCATATCGGGACTATACCATGATTATTGTTTTTCTTGGTACAGGCATGAGGTTAGGTGAAGTTGTCAATTTACGGTGGAAGGATATTAATTGGGAAAACAATACAATTACCGTTTTTGGTAAAAAGCGAATACAAAGCAGTTTGCCTATTACCGATAAACTTAAAAATGAATTAGCAGAATATAAAATTTTTGTTCAGCAGGTATTTAAGAAACCATGTGAATATGTTTTTGCTCTAAAGGATAATAAACAAATGACTTCTGGGGCTGTGAAATGTGTTTTTAAAAGATTAAAGGATAAGATGAATTTTAATGATGTTAGATTATCGCCCCATACATTTCGCCATACAGAGAATGTAAAGAGTTTCGTGTAA
- a CDS encoding IS256 family transposase, whose protein sequence is MRNASSLAKELAKGCRSVEEIQEKLRGLFKDTLQEIFEAEMDKHLGYEKHDPAGNNSGNSRNGYSKKNIKTRFGKSEIEIPRDRNGEFEPQVQVIKKYENTSNQLEDQIIAMYAKGMSTRDIEDHMREIYGVDVSPTMVSKIADKILPLIAEWQSRPLNRVYPVVFLDAIHFKVRQDNRIINKAAYSVLGINMEGHKEILGIWIGENESAKFWLGVCNDLKNRGVEDILIACKDGLSGFSEAINTAFPRTEIQLCVIHQIRNSMKYVSYKEQKEVMIDLKKVYQALTLEEAEFAFEEFKDKWGKKHPIIIRSWENNWLELTTYFKYPYAIRRLIYTTNVIEGYHRQLRKVTKTKTAYPSDEALTKIVYLATMDISKKWNMPVRDWTQCISQFAIYFSDRLESELAI, encoded by the coding sequence ATGCGAAACGCTTCTTCTTTAGCGAAGGAGCTGGCAAAAGGTTGCCGCTCAGTTGAGGAAATTCAAGAAAAGTTAAGAGGCCTTTTTAAGGACACATTGCAAGAAATTTTCGAAGCAGAGATGGATAAACATCTTGGCTATGAAAAGCATGATCCTGCTGGCAACAACAGTGGTAATAGTCGCAATGGCTACAGCAAGAAAAACATAAAAACCAGGTTTGGTAAATCAGAAATTGAAATTCCAAGAGACAGAAATGGGGAATTTGAACCGCAAGTACAAGTAATTAAAAAATACGAGAATACTTCCAATCAGTTGGAGGATCAGATTATTGCAATGTACGCTAAAGGTATGTCTACCCGTGATATTGAAGACCACATGCGAGAAATTTACGGTGTCGACGTGTCACCAACCATGGTTAGTAAGATTGCAGATAAAATTCTACCACTGATTGCAGAGTGGCAATCCAGACCTTTAAATCGTGTTTACCCCGTCGTTTTTTTGGATGCTATTCACTTTAAAGTACGCCAGGATAATCGAATAATTAATAAGGCAGCATATAGCGTTTTGGGCATCAATATGGAGGGACACAAAGAAATACTAGGGATTTGGATTGGCGAAAATGAAAGTGCAAAATTCTGGTTAGGCGTATGCAATGACCTTAAAAACCGTGGTGTTGAAGACATTCTGATTGCTTGTAAAGACGGGCTTTCAGGCTTCTCGGAGGCCATAAATACTGCTTTCCCGAGGACCGAGATCCAGCTGTGCGTTATCCATCAGATACGCAATTCCATGAAGTATGTTTCCTACAAAGAACAAAAAGAAGTGATGATTGATCTGAAGAAAGTTTATCAGGCTTTAACTCTGGAAGAAGCCGAATTTGCTTTTGAAGAATTCAAAGATAAATGGGGTAAAAAGCACCCAATTATCATCCGTTCTTGGGAAAACAATTGGCTTGAATTAACCACTTACTTTAAGTACCCGTATGCAATCCGCAGACTAATTTATACAACCAACGTTATTGAAGGTTATCACAGACAGTTGCGAAAAGTCACCAAAACCAAAACAGCGTATCCTTCAGATGAAGCACTAACCAAGATAGTTTACTTAGCTACAATGGATATTTCAAAGAAATGGAATATGCCTGTAAGAGACTGGACACAGTGCATTTCTCAGTTTGCGATATACTTTAGTGACAGGCTGGAATCTGAATTGGCAATCTAA
- a CDS encoding energy-coupling factor ABC transporter permease produces MHIPNGFLDPVTATTTAIASGALLVFGWQHIRKEIAAQQPTTLGLVAAFIFAAQMINYSIGHHTSGHLIGATLAAVICGPWAGGILMTMVLAVQSLFFHDGGTLALGANIINMAVIATAVGYSIYCIAYDKTNRTVAMALGCWTSVVAVSAVAALELSISGNGPLTSVFAAMVGWHSLIGIGEAGITILAAHYFFKFSTHTDLQSEVIGHAKN; encoded by the coding sequence TTGCATATACCTAATGGGTTCCTAGATCCGGTGACCGCTACAACCACTGCTATAGCCAGCGGAGCCTTGTTAGTCTTTGGCTGGCAACACATTCGCAAAGAAATAGCGGCTCAACAACCAACCACTCTAGGGCTGGTGGCAGCATTTATTTTTGCTGCACAAATGATTAATTACTCCATTGGTCACCACACCAGCGGCCATTTAATTGGTGCCACTTTAGCTGCAGTTATATGCGGTCCTTGGGCTGGCGGTATACTAATGACCATGGTATTGGCGGTACAAAGTCTGTTTTTCCATGATGGGGGCACGTTAGCGCTGGGGGCAAATATTATTAACATGGCAGTAATTGCCACTGCCGTTGGTTATAGTATTTATTGCATAGCCTATGACAAAACAAATCGCACCGTAGCAATGGCCCTTGGTTGCTGGACATCTGTGGTGGCTGTTTCAGCTGTGGCGGCATTAGAACTGTCCATCTCTGGCAACGGCCCACTAACAAGCGTGTTTGCTGCCATGGTTGGTTGGCATAGTCTGATCGGCATTGGGGAAGCCGGTATAACAATCTTGGCGGCACATTACTTTTTCAAATTTTCAACCCACACCGACCTACAATCCGAGGTGATTGGCCATGCCAAGAATTAG
- a CDS encoding PDGLE domain-containing protein, with amino-acid sequence MPRIRLFLTVLIILLVAGVLSNFASTFPDGLERVAEDLGFMGAAKNHTAIFQDYSIPGITYSNLAGGLAGILGCVMVYILIYGFAKIIKCKTSL; translated from the coding sequence ATGCCAAGAATTAGATTGTTTTTAACGGTATTAATTATTTTATTAGTTGCCGGGGTTTTATCAAACTTTGCATCTACATTTCCCGATGGCTTAGAAAGAGTGGCAGAGGATTTGGGCTTTATGGGTGCAGCTAAAAATCACACTGCTATATTTCAAGACTACAGTATACCTGGAATAACCTATTCTAATCTGGCCGGCGGGTTAGCTGGCATTTTAGGTTGTGTTATGGTTTACATTTTAATTTATGGCTTTGCCAAAATCATTAAATGCAAAACCTCCCTTTAA
- a CDS encoding NAD(P)/FAD-dependent oxidoreductase, translating into MKVAIIGAGIAGLACAIELERLGITPEVYEQRYQVGDPCSFPAVMLDLGLVTSEQIRYLYKQYRLKIKPLAKIKRLVLHSPNHKKTFTGQLGHFVEMGHSDNNLHNQLASELKVKINLRQNVDYFKIRDNYDWVVLADGSPSIPIQLNIWQSTFQGWVRGGNMVGEFAPSTAEVWVNREFAREGYAYLAPYNNKAAALTLFVNGISRQELHDYWNTFINKLQSEPKFTAFFELEYQTGRLKKHQVANTIIVGNAGGFVPALWGQGLMMSMISGIEAARSIVKGSNYEQKVKTLIKANERLDKIHQSLNQLDNSGLDMLVKMLKVPGVTSLATTAHYSGVKLISNLISRISGNNKEFLD; encoded by the coding sequence GTGAAAGTAGCTATTATCGGTGCTGGCATAGCAGGTTTGGCCTGTGCCATAGAATTAGAAAGACTAGGGATTACTCCAGAAGTATATGAACAACGTTATCAGGTAGGAGATCCCTGTTCCTTTCCTGCCGTGATGCTGGATCTAGGCTTGGTAACATCTGAACAAATACGCTACTTATACAAACAATATCGGTTAAAAATTAAACCATTGGCTAAAATTAAACGGTTGGTTTTACATAGCCCTAACCACAAAAAAACTTTTACCGGTCAACTGGGGCATTTTGTAGAAATGGGTCATTCTGACAATAATTTACACAATCAACTTGCCAGCGAGCTAAAGGTGAAAATTAATCTACGGCAAAATGTCGACTATTTTAAAATTAGAGATAACTACGATTGGGTGGTATTGGCGGATGGTTCACCCAGCATTCCAATACAATTAAATATTTGGCAATCTACCTTTCAGGGCTGGGTGCGGGGCGGCAATATGGTGGGGGAATTTGCACCCAGCACAGCCGAAGTCTGGGTTAACCGTGAGTTTGCCCGGGAAGGTTATGCGTACCTGGCACCCTATAACAATAAAGCAGCGGCCTTAACGTTATTTGTAAATGGTATCAGTCGGCAAGAACTGCACGACTATTGGAATACATTTATCAATAAATTGCAGTCTGAGCCTAAATTTACAGCATTCTTTGAATTAGAATATCAAACGGGCAGGCTTAAAAAACATCAAGTGGCCAACACTATAATAGTAGGCAACGCTGGAGGGTTTGTGCCAGCCCTGTGGGGGCAAGGGTTGATGATGTCAATGATCAGTGGTATTGAAGCGGCTCGCAGTATAGTGAAAGGTAGTAACTACGAACAAAAAGTAAAAACACTGATTAAGGCTAATGAAAGATTAGATAAGATACATCAATCCTTAAACCAGCTTGATAACAGTGGGCTGGATATGCTGGTAAAAATGTTAAAGGTTCCGGGGGTGACGTCCTTAGCCACCACGGCCCACTACAGTGGCGTAAAACTAATATCAAATTTAATCAGCAGAATAAGCGGCAATAATAAGGAGTTTTTAGACTAA
- the ltaE gene encoding low-specificity L-threonine aldolase has product MIDLRSDTVTQPTIEMREAMANAEVGDDVYQEDPTVNKLEDVAAQLIGKEAALFLPSGTMANQIAVLTHTERGDEVILDAESHIFYYEVGAPAMLAGVQLNPVPGLIGRNAVDKLRETYRPKDIHYPNTRLLCLENTFNRGGGTVMTPEEMKAVYELAKELNLSVHLDGARIFNAAIASRCPASDFTKYCDTVMFSLSKGLSAPVGSILAGEKKFIDKARKYRKALGGGMRQAGILAAAGLVSLKMIDRLADDHANARALAEGLAKIKGLRVELHLVQTNIVLVDITAIDMDAKTFVNELEKHGVKASGFGPQLVRFVTHKDILREDIEQAIKVSKIVIGSL; this is encoded by the coding sequence ATGATCGACTTGAGAAGCGATACCGTTACTCAGCCTACAATCGAAATGAGAGAAGCTATGGCCAATGCCGAGGTTGGGGATGACGTATATCAGGAAGACCCAACAGTAAATAAACTGGAGGATGTAGCGGCACAATTGATCGGTAAAGAAGCAGCACTTTTTTTACCTTCAGGTACCATGGCTAATCAAATTGCAGTGCTAACCCATACTGAACGTGGTGACGAAGTGATCTTAGATGCGGAATCCCACATATTTTACTATGAAGTTGGCGCACCAGCCATGTTGGCCGGGGTTCAATTAAATCCTGTGCCGGGGTTAATTGGTAGAAATGCAGTGGACAAGCTGCGTGAAACATACCGCCCCAAAGATATTCATTATCCCAATACCCGTTTGCTATGCTTGGAGAACACCTTTAACCGCGGGGGCGGTACGGTAATGACCCCGGAAGAAATGAAAGCTGTTTATGAATTGGCTAAAGAACTTAATCTATCTGTCCACCTTGACGGGGCTAGAATATTTAATGCTGCCATAGCATCCCGTTGCCCAGCCAGTGATTTTACTAAGTACTGTGACACGGTGATGTTTTCTCTGTCCAAAGGCTTAAGTGCCCCGGTGGGTTCCATTTTAGCCGGTGAGAAAAAATTTATAGATAAAGCGCGCAAATATCGTAAAGCTTTAGGTGGCGGCATGCGACAAGCGGGCATATTGGCAGCGGCCGGTTTGGTGTCTTTAAAAATGATCGACCGCCTTGCCGATGACCATGCCAATGCCAGAGCCTTAGCAGAGGGGCTGGCAAAAATAAAGGGTTTGCGGGTGGAACTGCATTTGGTGCAGACAAATATTGTACTGGTTGACATAACAGCCATAGATATGGATGCTAAAACCTTTGTAAATGAGTTGGAAAAACATGGTGTGAAGGCATCGGGATTTGGCCCTCAACTGGTGCGGTTTGTTACCCATAAAGATATATTAAGAGAAGATATTGAACAGGCTATAAAAGTGTCTAAAATTGTCATAGGAAGTCTGTAG